The genomic stretch ATACCGATTTTATTTATATACTTGATTTGTGTATGGGGACCGAGGATTTTAAATTTCTTCCTTCCCTTTGTCATTGGCTGGATCATTTCGGTCATTGCAAATCCTCTGGTGCGCTTCCTGGAGAAACGTTTGAAGATTGTCAGGAAACACAGTTCTGTGCTCATCGTAGTTGCAGTGCTGGCCCTTATTATTACAGTGCTTTATTTCCTGATCTCTAAGCTGGTTTATGAAGCTGCCGGATTTGCAAGAGATATTCCAAAGTATTATGAATCTGCCTGGATTGAGACCCAGAAGCTGCTTTTGCAGGTGGAGAGACTTTTGCAGTTTTTGCCTCAGAACATTCAAGATTCTGTGAACCAGTTTTTTACCCATATGGGCGAATATTTAAATGTAATGGTTCAGAAGATCGCTTCTCCTACGGTGACGGTGGCGGGAAATGTGGTAAAGAGCATTCCGGCAGCTTTGGTTTATACCATAGTTACGATTTTTTCCTCCTATCTGTTTATTGTGGATCGGGATAGGATTATGGAATTACTTCGCCGGTATATACCGGAGGGAGGGACAAAATATTACCAGTATCTTAAAAAAGATGCAAAGCGTCTGGTAAGCGGTTATTTTCTTGCCCAGTTTAAAATCATGTTTGTCATTGCCGCAGTACTGGCGGCTGGATTTCTGGTACTGGGAGTAAAATATGCGCTTCTTCTTGCAGTTATCATAGCGATTCTTGACTTTCTGCCGATATTAGGAACCGGAACCATTCTGATTCCATGGGCATTGGTCCGCCTTGTTGAAGGTGAGTATGCCTTTGGTATCGGCCTGGTGGTCATTTATGTTCTGACTCTGGTATTAAGGCAGGTCATACAGCCAAAGATCGTAGGGGACACCATGGGACTTGACCCCCTCATGACACTGCTGTTTTTATATTTGGGATTTAAGATCAGTGGGATTGCCGGTATGATTTTAGCGGTGCCCATTGGTATGCTGTTTTTAAATCTATATGAATTCGGAGCCTTTGATTCTATTATTAACAGCGTGAAAACATTGCTCCATGATTTAAATGCGTTTCGCAGGGGACCGGATTAAATACCCTGTGGGTATACTGTATGCCAGGAAAGCATGAACAGGAAAGAGGAAATGATGAATAAGAATACAAAGATAAGAATAGCCTTATGTCTTGTTGCCGGACTGATGACGTTAAAAGCCACGGCTGTGCCGAAGGAAGGATTTTCTGCGGAGGCATGGAAGCTGGAAAACGGGCAATATGTGGATGCCTCCGGTATTCCCATCGCAGGCGCGCTGGAAAAAGGAATTACCGTATCAAAGTACCAGAACCGTCAGAATGGCTTAACCGGCGGAATCGATTGGAAGAAAGTGGCACAGGATGGAATTTCCTTTGCCATGGTGCGGATCGGTTATCTTAATGACATGGATCCTTATTATACCGTAAATATGACAGGCGCAGCGTCAGGCGGGCTTAAGACCGGCGTGTTTTTCTATACCCAGGCTCTTGATACCCAGACTGCGGTAGAGGAAGCCAGGTATGTGCTTCGGATGGTGAAGGATTACCAGATTTCCTATCCGATTGCATACGATGTGGAATCCCAGTACCTGCTTGATAATCATTTATCAAAGCAGCAGATAACGGATAATATCAATGCATTCTGCAAGACCATTTCAGACGCAGGATACCGGCCGGTGGTTTATGCCAATAACAAATGGCTGACCAATTACATTGATATAAACCAGATCCCGTATGATGTCTGGTATGCCAGATACGGTTCCGTCAACAATTACAAGAACCGAACTATTTGGCAGTGTACGGACCAGGGGAGAGTGGAAGGAATTGACGGTGATGTGACCATTGAATTTTCCTTTGCGGATTATAATGCACTGATCCCTTCGGAAGGCTGGAAGATTATTGACGGAAACCAGTATTATACTAAAAATTATATAAAGCAGACTGGTTGGATCCAGGTGGGAGGCACCTGGTATTATCTTGATTCCAATGGTATCATGATTCATGATACGACTATGGATATAGACGGAGTTACCTATACCTTTGGCTCTGACGGAGCCATGGTTCAGTGACCGGATTAATGGAGTTTTGACGTGAAGACAGAAAATAATTTAGATACGGATCAAATAAAAGGACTGGTATGGAGACTGGCGATTCCCTCTATGCTGGCCCAGTTTGTCAGTGTTTTTTACAGCATTGTAGACCGAATGTACATAGGAAACATCGCCGGAATAGGCGAGATTGCTTTGGCAGGAGTAGGAATCTGCGGGCCAATTGTAACCATGATCTCTTCTGTTGCATTTTTAGTAGGAGTAGGCGGCTCCCCCTTAATGAGTATCCGCATGGGAGAGAAAAACCATCGGGCAGCCAGCCAGATTCTAGCAAACTGTTTTTTACTTTTAACGATTTTATCGGTGGTGATCACCGTTCTTTCCTTTATGGGAAAGGGAAGGCTTTTGATGTGGTTTGGGGCCAGCGAGGCAACCTTTTCCTATGCCAATGAATACATCAGCATATACTTACTTGGCACTATTTTTGCCCTTTTGTCTACGGGGATGAACCAGTTCATCATTTGTCAGGGCTTTGCAAAGGTCGGCATGAAGTCGGTTCTTTTGGGGGCCGTTTGCAATATCATTCTGGACCCGGTATTTATGTTTGTGTTTGGTCTGGAAGTAAAGGGAGCTGCTATCGCCACAGTTTTGTCCCAGTTGGCTTCCTGCATCTATGTGCTCCGGTTTTTGTTTGGAAACAAGCCCCCTATCCGGATCACCTTTGGAAATTACGACTGGCAGGTCATGAAGCGCGTTCTGGTGCTGGGCCTAAGCCCCTTTCTTATTATCGCGTTTGATAATATTTTGATCATATCCTTAAATATGATGATCCAGCGTTTTGGCGGAGAGGGCCAGGGAGACATGCTCCTTACCTGCATGACCATTGTGCAGAGCTTTATGTTAATGGTTACCATGCCGCTTGGGGGAATTACCGGTGGAACCCAGACCATCTTAGGCTATAATTACGGAGCCGGAAGGCCTGACCGGATTAAAAAGGCAAGCCTTCATATTTCAGGTCTGGCTCTTGGTTTTACTACCATCATGTTTATCCTCGCTCATACGGTTCCTAAGTATTTTGTCCTCATCTTTACGAAGAATGAGGCTTACGTGGAACTGACAGTATGGGCAATTAAGATTTATACCATGGGCATCATACCTTTGGCCCTGCAGTATGCGGTTGTAGACGGATTTGTGGGAATGGGAGTCGCAAAAGTTGCAATTTCTCTTTCCATGTTCCGGAAGGTGATATTTTTAGGCGGTGCTGCCCTGATCCCGATCTGGTTTGGAATCGATAAGATATTTTATACGGAGCCTGTTTCAGATTTTATCAGTGTAGCCGTGTCGCTGATTGTGACTTTTTTGGTGTTTGACCGGGTCATTAAAAAAAGTGGGGCGGTAAACAAAGGATCCTGAGAATGGAGGTCGTTTTTATGAAGATTGCAGTAACTTATGACAACGGAGAAATATTCCAGCATTTTGGAAAAACAGAGCAGTTTAAGGTGTACCAGATAGAAGAGAAAAAAATAACATCTGCGGAAGTGGTTAATACAGAAGGAAATGGGCATGGTGCATTGGCAGACTTCTTAAAAGGACTTGGCGCTGATGCCGTAATCTGCGGGGGAATTGGAGAAGGTGCCAGAACCTCTTTAGGTAAGGCTGGGATCCAGTTGTACCCCGGAGTGACCGGTACAGCTGATCCTGCGGTGGAAGCCTTATTGGACGGCAGCTTAGTTTATAACCTGGATGCGTGCTGCAGCCATCATGGAAAAGATGGGCACTAAACCGTAAAGAAAGACCGGGGAGCAAACGGAATCTTAAGATTCCGCCTGCTCCCCGGTTTTTTGTTTCAGCTTAAGAACCGGTCGATTGGTAACGGGACAGTCCAAAATTCCAAAAAAGGCCGGCCGGCACCAAAAAGAGACAGGCAGCCAGAGGAAGGAGGCTGTACCATGATTCAGAGGCCTTTCCTGTGAGATATAAAAAGGGATAATACTGAAACAGGGCAAAGGGAACCAGGTAAGTACAGATGGTTAAAAGGGTTTTCCCATAGATGCCGATGGGATATTTCCCGTATTCTCTGGCTCCGTCTGTAAATATGTTCATAAACTCCAGGCCCTCCAGGGTAAAAAAGCAAATGGAGGCAAAAATCAGATAAATGGCTGCGAAAACCGCCACCCCGCCTATGATCATAAGGACAACGGTCATAATACGGACAGGGGTCCAGATAATAGAACTGGAATACAGGCCGTAGGCAAGCATAACGACAGCCTGCAAAAGCCGGCCGATTCTGGTCAGCTCTATTTTACTGCACAGGACAAGAAACAGGCTGCCCCTTGGCCGGAGGAGGATGCGGTCAAATTCTCCGTTTCCGATGATGGTTTCAAACGTATCCAGGCTTCGGAAGATGGTCTCAGCGATGGTAAAGGCCATAAGTGTAATGGAAAAACAGAGCAGGACCTCTCCATAAGAAAATCCCTTTACTTCTTTAAATCGGTCCATCATAAAGCGGACTCCAAGAAATATGTTAAAGGATATTAAAAACTGCCCGATGGTGGTTAAAAGGAAAGAAACCTTATGCTGCATCATGCTCTTTAAGTGTATCATAAGATACTTTTTATATAACTGTATTGAATTCATGTTTCCTCCTTTCAACCGCCCTGGATCACAACACGCTTTAAGGCATTGCGCTCCATAAGCTGTCCGATAACCAGGAACACCGCCAGCCAGCATACCTGTCCAAGAAGGCTGACATACATATCATGTCCTTTCAAGTCGCCGCCGAAAATCCGGAAAGGGACATTCTGGGCCGATGCAAAAGGCAGAAAGTTCACAAATTCCCTGATCCCATCCGGCAGGAATGGAAGAGGGATGACCGCGCCGCTTAAAAACTCGGAAAGGGAGGTAACAATCAGTTTAATTCCCTGGGAGGAAATGGTGTAAAAAACGGAAAGATATACCACCATACCAAAGGCGACTACAAAAAGAAGCCCCAGAGTCATAGATAAAAGGGTAAAAAACCATGTATGGAGGCTTCCGGGAAGTGCTAGCCCGTAAGGAGCCGGCAGCAGCCAGGCAAACAGCAGGATCGGCATGCACCGCAGTACTGCTTTGGAAAGGCGGACAGCCAGACTCCTGACAAACCACATATGGTAAAGACGGATTGGACGGCATAATTCGTAGGCTACGTTTCCGGTGGTAATGGAATTAAATAGCTCAGACTCCCAGAACCAGGTCATGTAAAGGGCCAGAAAGGCCTGCTGAAGCCATATGTAGGTGGAAAGAGCCTGGAATTCCATGGGAAAGCTTTCCGGAGCAGCCTCATAAAAGGCCCGGAATAAAAGAATCTCCATAGTTCCCCATACGAACTGGGTAACCATGCCGGAAAGGGCCGCTGCCCGGTATTGAAGCCCGTGGATAAAACGGATGCGGAAAAAGGACCAGTATTTTTTCATGATTCCTTCCTCCTATATCCGGTAATCCCGGTAAAGGGCGGCAATGATTTCATCCAGTGTGGCTTCTTCTGTGGGACGGTGGGATTTTAAATCGGAAAGGGTACCATCCAAAAGCAGCCTTCCTCTTCCAATTAAGAGGACCCTGTCTGCAAGGGCATCAATGTCCTGCATATCATGGGTCGTAAGAAGGACTGTGGTCTTGTGTTCCTTATTCTGCTTTCGGATAAAGTCCCGGACTGCAAGTTTGGATACTGCATCCAGACCGATGGTGGGCTCATCCAGAAACAGAACTTTAGGCCTGTGAAGAAGGGACGCTGCGATTTCACAGCGCATTCGCTGGCCCAATGACAATTGCCTTGCCGGAGTGCGCAAAAGCTCACCTAAGGATAAAAGCCCGGTCAGCTCGTCAAGGGTTTTCTGGTATTGGTGTAAAGGGATTTCGTAGATGTCGCGGAGCAGTTCAAAGGAATCAAGAATGGGGACATCCCACCAAAGCTGGCTGCGCTGGCCGAAGACAACGCCAATGTCCTTTACATGTTCCTTGCGTTCCTTCCATGGGATGCGGCCATTGATCTTGCAGGTGCCGTTATCCGGTGTCAGTATTCCGCTGAGAATTTTGATGGTGGAGCTTTTACCTGCTCCATTCGGCCCGATATAGCCTACCATTTCTCCGTCTCCTATGGTAAAGGAAATATCGTTAAGAGCTTGGATGAGTTCCATCTCTCTGTGAAAAAGGGCTTTCACTGCTTCTGAAAAGCCGGCACTTCTTCTTGCGACCTTAAAGGTCTTGTTCATGTGTTCCACTTGAATCATATAAATTCCTCCTGGTAGTAATATTTGTGAATCCGTTCGTTCCGGCAGCGGGCAGTTCTTTGTTAAAAAAGAAGCTTGTCATGACCAGTCAGAGGATCCTAATATCTTTCCAAGCGGTGAGCGCCATTGGGGAAACTAATGGAAACGCTGCTCTCCGGAATCCGTAATTTTCTTCTTCCGGGGACTCTACCGTGGTATCAATATTCTCTTTTCCTGAATGTCAGATGTGAAATTAGATTGGAAAAGGAACTTTAGTCTACCACCGCCGATAATGGCTGTCAAGTGAGGAAGAAAAAACTCTTGACATTTTTAGAAAAAGTGATAATATAAACATATGAACAATTATTCATATATTAATATAAGGATTAAGGAGGTACCAAATGGAGCAGGATAACAAAAAGAACATTCGGGATTGTGAGATCGACCAATGCGATTTTATCTGTGTTCATGAAAACGTTGTGAACCAGGTGCTAAAGGTCATGCCCCAGGATCAGGAGCTTCTTGATCTGGCGGATTTCTTCAAAGTATTTGGTGATGCTACCAGAATAAAAATACTCTATGTTCTCAGCCAGTCGGAGATGTGCGTGTGCGATATTGCAAATCTTTTAAAGATGGGGCAGTCAGCCATTTCCCATCAGCTTCGGGTGTTGAAGCAGATGCGCCTGGTGAAGTTCCGCAGAGAAGGGAAGACCGTATTTTATTCTCTGGCCGACGGCCACATCGAGTCAATTCTGGCTCAGGGGATGGAGCATATCAATGAGTGATAAAGACGCTGATAAAAAATATAAAAGGAGAGAATAGTTATGAAAAAGATTATTAAACTGGAAGGCTTATGCTGCGCCAACTGTGCGGCTAAGATTGAAGAAGAGGTAAAAAAACTGGCTGGTGTGGAAAGTGCATCCTTAAGCTTTATGACTCAAAGGATGACCATGGATATAGAAGACAGTAAGTCGGAGGAAATCGTAGAGGCAGCCAGAAAGATATCAAATAAGATTGAACCGGAAGCAGAATTTAAGGTACTTCGGTAAGAACAAAGGAGCAGCTATGACAAAGAAACAGAAACGGATGGCAATAAGGCTTTTAGCCAGCGCCCTGTTTTTTGCAGCAGGGATGTTTGTGGAAGGAAAGGTTGCCTGGGACTGGATATTCTTTTTGATCTCCTATCTGGCAGCAGGTTATGACATACCTTTAAGAGCAGCACGGAATATTATGAACGGCCAGTTCTTTGATGAAAACTTTCTTATGTCAGTGGCAACCTTCGGTGCCATCGGCATCGGTGCTTTGGAGGAAGCGGTAGGAGTTATGCTGTTTTACCAGGTAGGTGAACTTTTTAATGACTACGCGGTAAATAAATCCAGAAAATCTATCACCGATCTTATGGATATTAATCCGGAATATGCGAACCTTATTAAGGATGGGAAGGAAGAGAAGGTTGACCCTTATGAGGTTTCCGTTGGAGACAGAATCGTAATAAAGCCGGGAGAAAAAGTACCCCTTGACGGCATCGTCGTAAAAGGGACCGGAGGACTGGACACCAAGGCCCTGACCGGGGAATCCATGCCGGTGGAAGTGAAGGAAAACGATGCCATATTAAGTGGTTCCATCAATTTAAACGGTGTACTGGAGGTTGAGGTAACAAAGCTGTTTGATGACTCTACGGTAGCAAAGATCTTAGAACTGGTGGAAAATGCCAGTTTCAGAAAAGCAAAAGCTGAGAACTTTATTACCAGATTTGCAAAAATTTATACACCGGTTGTAGTAAGCCTGGCGCTTATATTAGCAGTGATTCCGCCTCTGGTCTTTGGCGGAGAATGGGGCACCTGGATTTACCGTGCCTGCAGCTTTCTGGTTGTCTCCTGTCCGTGCGCCCTGGTGATTTCTGTGCCTCTTAGCTTTTTTGGAGGGCTTGGAGCAGCGTCCAGACATGGGATTCTCATGAAGGGAAGCAATTATCTGGAAGCCATGGCTTCTTTAGATACGGTTGTCTTTGATAAAACTGGAACCCTTACAACAGGGAAATTCCAGGTGACAGATGTAGATCCTTTAGAAGGAACAAAAGAAGAGCTTTTAAGGCTGGCGGCTTATGGTGAGTTTCATTCCAACCATCCCATCGCTTTATCGGTAAAGGAAGCTTACGGAAAGTCTGTTGATGAGGCATTGATCGGCTGTGTGGAAGAGATAGCAGGATATGGCATCAAGGCAGAGCTTAAAGATGGGGATAGAATAAAGGAACTTTATATCGGCAATGCAAGGCTTATGAAGCAGAAGGGAATTGAAATCACCGACCAGGGACCTGTGACAGGAACCTCCCTTTATGTGGCAGATGGAGGGCACTATCTTGGTTCCATTACCATATCCGATACCATCCGGGAAGATGTGCCCATGGCCTTAAAAGGGTTAAAAGCAGCCGGAGTCAGGAAACTGGTAATGCTGACTGGCGATAAGCCGGAAGTTGGTCAGGCGGTTGGCGAAAAGCTTGGGCTTGATGAGGTTCACGGCGGACTGCTTCCCGGTGATAAGGTAGGAAAGGTAGAGGAACTGCTGCGGGGAAAACCGGAAGGACATAACCTGGCCTTTGTGGGTGACGGCAT from Lacrimispora sphenoides JCM 1415 encodes the following:
- the ytvI gene encoding sporulation integral membrane protein YtvI → MEKVRKYCRLILNIVIPILFIYLICVWGPRILNFFLPFVIGWIISVIANPLVRFLEKRLKIVRKHSSVLIVVAVLALIITVLYFLISKLVYEAAGFARDIPKYYESAWIETQKLLLQVERLLQFLPQNIQDSVNQFFTHMGEYLNVMVQKIASPTVTVAGNVVKSIPAALVYTIVTIFSSYLFIVDRDRIMELLRRYIPEGGTKYYQYLKKDAKRLVSGYFLAQFKIMFVIAAVLAAGFLVLGVKYALLLAVIIAILDFLPILGTGTILIPWALVRLVEGEYAFGIGLVVIYVLTLVLRQVIQPKIVGDTMGLDPLMTLLFLYLGFKISGIAGMILAVPIGMLFLNLYEFGAFDSIINSVKTLLHDLNAFRRGPD
- a CDS encoding GH25 family lysozyme — translated: MNRKEEMMNKNTKIRIALCLVAGLMTLKATAVPKEGFSAEAWKLENGQYVDASGIPIAGALEKGITVSKYQNRQNGLTGGIDWKKVAQDGISFAMVRIGYLNDMDPYYTVNMTGAASGGLKTGVFFYTQALDTQTAVEEARYVLRMVKDYQISYPIAYDVESQYLLDNHLSKQQITDNINAFCKTISDAGYRPVVYANNKWLTNYIDINQIPYDVWYARYGSVNNYKNRTIWQCTDQGRVEGIDGDVTIEFSFADYNALIPSEGWKIIDGNQYYTKNYIKQTGWIQVGGTWYYLDSNGIMIHDTTMDIDGVTYTFGSDGAMVQ
- a CDS encoding MATE family efflux transporter, which encodes MKTENNLDTDQIKGLVWRLAIPSMLAQFVSVFYSIVDRMYIGNIAGIGEIALAGVGICGPIVTMISSVAFLVGVGGSPLMSIRMGEKNHRAASQILANCFLLLTILSVVITVLSFMGKGRLLMWFGASEATFSYANEYISIYLLGTIFALLSTGMNQFIICQGFAKVGMKSVLLGAVCNIILDPVFMFVFGLEVKGAAIATVLSQLASCIYVLRFLFGNKPPIRITFGNYDWQVMKRVLVLGLSPFLIIAFDNILIISLNMMIQRFGGEGQGDMLLTCMTIVQSFMLMVTMPLGGITGGTQTILGYNYGAGRPDRIKKASLHISGLALGFTTIMFILAHTVPKYFVLIFTKNEAYVELTVWAIKIYTMGIIPLALQYAVVDGFVGMGVAKVAISLSMFRKVIFLGGAALIPIWFGIDKIFYTEPVSDFISVAVSLIVTFLVFDRVIKKSGAVNKGS
- a CDS encoding NifB/NifX family molybdenum-iron cluster-binding protein; amino-acid sequence: MKIAVTYDNGEIFQHFGKTEQFKVYQIEEKKITSAEVVNTEGNGHGALADFLKGLGADAVICGGIGEGARTSLGKAGIQLYPGVTGTADPAVEALLDGSLVYNLDACCSHHGKDGH
- a CDS encoding ABC transporter permease; translated protein: MNSIQLYKKYLMIHLKSMMQHKVSFLLTTIGQFLISFNIFLGVRFMMDRFKEVKGFSYGEVLLCFSITLMAFTIAETIFRSLDTFETIIGNGEFDRILLRPRGSLFLVLCSKIELTRIGRLLQAVVMLAYGLYSSSIIWTPVRIMTVVLMIIGGVAVFAAIYLIFASICFFTLEGLEFMNIFTDGAREYGKYPIGIYGKTLLTICTYLVPFALFQYYPFLYLTGKASESWYSLLPLAACLFLVPAGLFWNFGLSRYQSTGS
- a CDS encoding ABC transporter permease codes for the protein MKKYWSFFRIRFIHGLQYRAAALSGMVTQFVWGTMEILLFRAFYEAAPESFPMEFQALSTYIWLQQAFLALYMTWFWESELFNSITTGNVAYELCRPIRLYHMWFVRSLAVRLSKAVLRCMPILLFAWLLPAPYGLALPGSLHTWFFTLLSMTLGLLFVVAFGMVVYLSVFYTISSQGIKLIVTSLSEFLSGAVIPLPFLPDGIREFVNFLPFASAQNVPFRIFGGDLKGHDMYVSLLGQVCWLAVFLVIGQLMERNALKRVVIQGG
- a CDS encoding ABC transporter ATP-binding protein; this translates as MIQVEHMNKTFKVARRSAGFSEAVKALFHREMELIQALNDISFTIGDGEMVGYIGPNGAGKSSTIKILSGILTPDNGTCKINGRIPWKERKEHVKDIGVVFGQRSQLWWDVPILDSFELLRDIYEIPLHQYQKTLDELTGLLSLGELLRTPARQLSLGQRMRCEIAASLLHRPKVLFLDEPTIGLDAVSKLAVRDFIRKQNKEHKTTVLLTTHDMQDIDALADRVLLIGRGRLLLDGTLSDLKSHRPTEEATLDEIIAALYRDYRI
- a CDS encoding ArsR/SmtB family transcription factor; the protein is MEQDNKKNIRDCEIDQCDFICVHENVVNQVLKVMPQDQELLDLADFFKVFGDATRIKILYVLSQSEMCVCDIANLLKMGQSAISHQLRVLKQMRLVKFRREGKTVFYSLADGHIESILAQGMEHINE
- a CDS encoding cation transporter; the encoded protein is MKKIIKLEGLCCANCAAKIEEEVKKLAGVESASLSFMTQRMTMDIEDSKSEEIVEAARKISNKIEPEAEFKVLR
- a CDS encoding heavy metal translocating P-type ATPase, which gives rise to MTKKQKRMAIRLLASALFFAAGMFVEGKVAWDWIFFLISYLAAGYDIPLRAARNIMNGQFFDENFLMSVATFGAIGIGALEEAVGVMLFYQVGELFNDYAVNKSRKSITDLMDINPEYANLIKDGKEEKVDPYEVSVGDRIVIKPGEKVPLDGIVVKGTGGLDTKALTGESMPVEVKENDAILSGSINLNGVLEVEVTKLFDDSTVAKILELVENASFRKAKAENFITRFAKIYTPVVVSLALILAVIPPLVFGGEWGTWIYRACSFLVVSCPCALVISVPLSFFGGLGAASRHGILMKGSNYLEAMASLDTVVFDKTGTLTTGKFQVTDVDPLEGTKEELLRLAAYGEFHSNHPIALSVKEAYGKSVDEALIGCVEEIAGYGIKAELKDGDRIKELYIGNARLMKQKGIEITDQGPVTGTSLYVADGGHYLGSITISDTIREDVPMALKGLKAAGVRKLVMLTGDKPEVGQAVGEKLGLDEVHGGLLPGDKVGKVEELLRGKPEGHNLAFVGDGINDAPVLARADVGIAMGGIGSDAAVEAADVVIMTDEPSKLIDAIAISRKTARIVRQNIIFAIGVKVLILILSAAGIATMWAAVFGDVGVSVLAILNAIRALAYQSNQ